GTGCTTAAATATGAGGAGCTAATTAGCCTCAGACTCTCAAAATATATAAATATATAAAACAATAAGTTGCCATGAACCTACCTTGTGTGCTCTTTCTAAGGCGAGACCACCTTTTATCAGCACACCTTGGGATGCACCAACCCCAGTACCAACCATAACAGCCGTGGGAGTAGCTAACCCTAGAGCACATGGACAAGCTATGACCATGACAGAGATCCCAAACTGAAGAGCTAGCTCGAAGCTAACCATTGAAGAAGGTATCCATGATTCAGGGTACCAATGCAATTTCCCAGCTATAAACCAGGCAAGCCAAGTTGAGAGCGACACAAAAATTACCTGCAACATTGTAAGAAGAAAAAAAGATTAAAAAGCTTTCTCATTCATCAACATGTCAAGATTACTCACCAGAGGAACAAAGAACTTAGAAATCTGATCAGCTAACTTCTGTACTGGAGCTTTGGCCAGCTGTGCGGACTCAACAAGTCCAACAATCTGCGCAAGAGCACTCTCTGAACCAACCCTTGTGACCTTAACATGTAGAACTCCGTTCTCATTCAAAGTTCCTCCTATAACTGTATCACCTTTCCTCTTCGCCACTGGCCTTGCCTCTCCAGTTATCATACTTTCGTTCACATGGCTTTGTCCCCATATGACATAACCATCTGAAGCTACTTTAGCACCAGGAATTATTTTGATTATGTCATTCTTCTGTATCAGTCGACCATCAATCTCTTCTTCCCCAGTCACATGTCCTTCATTGTCCAGATTCAACAACATCGCAGTTTCGGGCGCCAAGTTCATAAGCTTTGCAATAGCTTCAGATGTTTTTCCTCTAGCAAGAACCTCCAAATATTTTCCAAGGATGATAAACGAGATGAGCATGGCACTGGTCTCAAAGAAATCAACTCCCATGAAATCCGGAGATGTTGCAGCTCTCAGAACTGTGTACAATGAATAGAAGTAGGCTGCGTTTGTTCCCAAGGCGACCAGAACATCCATGTTAGCTGATCCCCGTCGTAACGCTTTGTAAGAGCCAATATAAAATCTCCAACCTATGAAAAACTGGACAGGGGTAGCCAAAACCCACCTTATGATTTCTCCAACATTGAGCATATTAACAACCTTAAACATCAGCATGTTTTTAACTCCAGGGATATACATAAAGACCATGGCTGTCAAGAACACCGGTGCTGTGAACACCAAGCTCCAAAGAAAAGACTTGTAGTACTGCTTAATCTCCCCTTGGTTCTGAGAGTCTCTTCCTACCCCTCCTTCTGTGAATATTGTTGCCTTAATGTGACCAGCAAACACTGTTGACTCTATCACCCGAATGAAGTTCCTTGGTCCCGTCACATCAGGGTTGTACAGTACGGATATCTTATCATTTCCAGGGTTGATCTCAACTTTTTGGACCCCATGAATTGCTTGAAGAGATCTTTCAATTATCGTAATGGATTCATCAGTAAACTCACCATCAATCTTTAAACTTATCTTGCTCACATCCTCACCCGTACGTGTACTTATAAGTATGGCTTCAAATCCAGCATTTTCAATGGCTTCCAGTAGTTTCTCAGAGCTCACAAGACTGGGATCATAATGAATTTCAGCTTCTTCGATGGCTAAGGCGACATGAGCTCTTTCTACACCATTAACTGATTCCAGAGCTCTTTCGACGGTCGAAGAACATGAGGTACAAGTCATACCGTTTATCCTTATTCTGCATGCTTGGTTGGTCCTCTCATTTTCTATTAACGATGCTTCAAATCCAATATCTTCAATAGTCTCACGAATTTTCTCCTCCTACACATGCAATCATCATACATTTGTGAGAAAATGGAAAAATTTACTGACGATTACACTAATCTTCTATTTATGCCTATCAGTTTTCTCCTTTGACCATGCTGATTTTCTATCTATCTTTAGTCATGTAGCACAAATATTGATCAGTGTCTCCAAAATCATTGCAAATAATTCACTTAGGTACCCTTCCATGAATTAGCAACTATTTAGACATGCCTTAACTGACAAAGCTGATAATAAAAATGTTATAAAAAAAATATGCTCCAAAGCTATATGCTTTCATTATTGTATTTAATAAAGTGATCCGTAGAGTAATTAATAAATAATTCATACATAAAATTATCAGAAGAAAATTAGTATATGATATATTATTTGTTTATTTCTAAATAATAAATATATTTATATTAATTTAAATATCTTTGTTATTGAAAATAATGAAGCATATTTAGTTATATAAATCAAATTAATATTTTAAATATGAATTATTATTATTTAAAATATTAAGTTTATTTTAACTGTAAATTTATTTATTTTAAATTATAATAATTTGAAATATAAATTTTATTTTTTGGATATAATTATAATTTTTGATATTTTTAAATAAAATAAACTAATTATATATAATTATTTTAATTTTTATATATTATAAATGCAAATGTTCTACCAAAAGTTCTATACGAGAGCATTGAGCAGATTATTTTAAGAACATTTGCATTTCATAAATAATCTTTCAATAACTGTGATTCATAATTAAAAAAAAATATATATAATATCAATCAAGACCTATAGGTATTTTTATCAGACTGCACTTGAACAAGCTTTTAGTTTGGGTAGAAATGTAGAATACTAGAGTGTAAAATCTAAAAGCTGAGCTGTTTCCACCGTTGAAGCTAATCGTGCTTAGATTGCTAGGATATTTTTCATTTTCATAAAATATATGAACTGAACCGAAAATAAAATTAAAAGTGGTTGGTTTTCTGGTTGGAGACAAACCTTTTGGTTTAGAGGATTTGATCTCATATAAACATAGATAGTTTATCAATAAAATAAAAGCATATAAGAGTAGTAGATA
The DNA window shown above is from Brassica oleracea var. oleracea cultivar TO1000 chromosome C3, BOL, whole genome shotgun sequence and carries:
- the LOC106328089 gene encoding probable copper-transporting ATPase HMA5 — protein: MGTLLGDLSMVTKLTSMWKERLSEWSVGSGSLRETAPQEYEEAASMAVFRIVGMTCSACAGSVERAIKRLPGIHEAVVDALNNRAQILFYPGVVNEEKIRETIEDIGFEASLIENERTNQACRIRINGMTCTSCSSTVERALESVNGVERAHVALAIEEAEIHYDPSLVSSEKLLEAIENAGFEAILISTRTGEDVSKISLKIDGEFTDESITIIERSLQAIHGVQKVEINPGNDKISVLYNPDVTGPRNFIRVIESTVFAGHIKATIFTEGGVGRDSQNQGEIKQYYKSFLWSLVFTAPVFLTAMVFMYIPGVKNMLMFKVVNMLNVGEIIRWVLATPVQFFIGWRFYIGSYKALRRGSANMDVLVALGTNAAYFYSLYTVLRAATSPDFMGVDFFETSAMLISFIILGKYLEVLARGKTSEAIAKLMNLAPETAMLLNLDNEGHVTGEEEIDGRLIQKNDIIKIIPGAKVASDGYVIWGQSHVNESMITGEARPVAKRKGDTVIGGTLNENGVLHVKVTRVGSESALAQIVGLVESAQLAKAPVQKLADQISKFFVPLVIFVSLSTWLAWFIAGKLHWYPESWIPSSMVSFELALQFGISVMVIACPCALGLATPTAVMVGTGVGASQGVLIKGGLALERAHKVTCIVFDKTGTLTMGRPVVVKTKILNSMVIGDFYEIVAATEVNSEHPLAKAIVEYAKIFKDEQENRAWPEARDFVSITGKGVKATVRGIKVMVGNKKLMCDHGVSIPDDAQELLAEAEEMAQTGILVSINGELAGFVAVSDPLKPIAREAISILKSMKIVSIMVTGDNWGTANSIAREVGIDSVFAEAKPKQKAEKVKELQAMGHVVAMVGDGINDSPALVAADVGMAIGAGTDIAIEAADIVLMKSNLEDVITAIDLSRKTFSRIRLNYVWALGYNLMGIPIAAGVLFPYTRFRLPPWIAGAAMAASSVSVVCCSLLLKNYKRPKKLDNLEIREIQVERV